In the genome of Tetrapisispora phaffii CBS 4417 chromosome 14, complete genome, one region contains:
- the MAD2 gene encoding spindle checkpoint protein MAD2 (similar to Saccharomyces cerevisiae MAD2 (YJL030W); ancestral locus Anc_5.244), which yields MSKGIDLKGSTRTISEFFEYSINSILYQRGIYPAEDFTTVKKYDLTLMRTHDDELKQYIRKILSQVHKWLLSGKCNKLVLCVVDRDEGDTVERWAFNVTHISKEPQESITEEVTPISQEETQKQIRALIRQITASVTFLPELENEGNYTFNVLAYTDADAIVPLEWSDSSSKEIEDGEMVEFRSFNTEMHKIGAQVSYKYQQ from the coding sequence ATGTCAAAGGGTATTGATTTAAAAGGTTCAACGAGAACCATATCTGAATTCTTTGAGTATAGCATCAACTCTATTTTGTACCAAAGAGGAATCTATCCTGCAGAAGATTTTACAACAGTCAAGAAATATGATTTAACACTAATGAGGACTCatgatgatgaattaaaacaatatattagaAAGATTCTATCACAGGTTCATAAATGGTTATTAAGTGGTAAATGCAATAAACTAGTGCTATGTGTAGTGGATAGAGATGAAGGGGATACTGTTGAAAGATGGGCCTTTAACGTCACTCATATAAGCAAAGAGCCACAAGAAAGTATAACGGAAGAAGTTACTCCAATATCGCAAGAAGAAACGCAAAAGCAAATTAGAGCTCTCATAAGGCAAATTACAGCAAGTGTGACATTTTTACCAGAGTTAGAAAATGAAGGCAACTATACATTCAATGTATTAGCTTATACAGATGCAGATGCAATTGTACCTTTAGAATGGTCGGATTCTAGCAGTAAAGAGATAGAAGATGGCGAAATGGTGGAATTTCGAAGTTTTAACACAGAGATGCATAAAATTGGTGCTCAAGTGAGTTATAAGTACCAACAATAA